One region of Miscanthus floridulus cultivar M001 chromosome 19, ASM1932011v1, whole genome shotgun sequence genomic DNA includes:
- the LOC136527920 gene encoding ferredoxin-thioredoxin reductase catalytic chain, chloroplastic-like, whose translation MMTSTVTTTVGCGGLPVRPSSSTAPRGRPRRCAVRAQAAGADASDDKSDKSVEVMRKFSEQYARRSNTFFCTDKTVTAVVIKGLADHRDTLGAPLCPCRHYDDKAAEVAQGFWNCPCVPMRERKECHCMLFLTPDNDFAGKDQAISLEEIKEATSKF comes from the exons ATGATGACATCCACCGTCACCACCACCGTTGGGTGCGGGGGGCTCCCCGTCCGCCCGTCGTCGTCGACGGCGCCCAGAGGACGCCCCCGCAGATGCGCCGTCCGAGCTCAAG CCGCAGGAGCGGATGCCTCCGACGATAAGTCCGATAAGTCGGTGGAGGTCATGCGCAAGTTCTCCGAGCAGTACGCCCGCCGCTCCAACACTTTCTTCTGCACCGACAAGACAGTCACTGCCGTCGTCATCAAG GGACTTGCTGATCACAGAGATACTCTCGGAGCTCCTCTATGCCCTTGTAG GCATTATGATGACAAAGCTGCGGAGGTAGCACAAGGATTTTGGAACTGCCCATGCGTCCCCATGCGTGAGAG GAAGGAGTGCCACTGTATGCTTTTTCTTACTCCCGATAATGATTTTGCTGGGAAGGACCAG GCTATCTCCTTGGAGGAGATCAAAGAGGCGACATCGAAGTTCTAA
- the LOC136527671 gene encoding fatty-acid-binding protein 2-like isoform X2, translating into MSGCHADHSISLSYIPNLDIKTSYIQKACIFEGYFTMKPNQLILSTLDIDRGYPYKFQPEFPTSHDLGLNLFSQAGTVLGTCLRHHRKICSSGNVMVHGAFNRLNKLSRALYFWLSRPSDPKILRWLAAVAAKSSRSCQLRFNQVGSHMQNLTRLQFSFLVRQEQAIQLILARFASGTIGRLLNEQQHASNLLTLAGAAAIVPPLENISPMMLTESIASRNIDSDIRRLVDQPYVEGKGLSCACPSVPSTIFQEDPIEPKTGIKFPAFLEDDSSPSAAVLVGIGFKGMRVMRVKNLNLYAFGLYMQPTSIREKLGPKYGSFPTDKLMENPDFYSDLLRENLDMRVRLVVNYNGLSVGAVRDVFEKSLGLRLQKINPNTDFHCLKTFGSHFTEDITIPSRLSSTCILVTHLFRWRPKKLLPRTWLDSLEDAEESERRLFHSSVQLERIHMSGKIGENHCKYIE; encoded by the exons ATGTCAGGCTGTCACGCAG ATCATTCAATATCCTTGTCATACATTCCCAACCTTGATATAAAGACCTCCTACATTCAGAAAGCCTGTATTTTTGAAGGATATTTCACAATGAAGCCCAATCAGTTGATTCTATCCACTCTTGATATAGACAGGGGATACCCATACAAGTTCCAACCAGAGTTTCCAACGTCTCATGATCTTGGATTGAATTTGTTTTCACAAGCCGGTACAGTGCTGGGTACTTGTTTAAGACATCATAGGAAGATTTGCTCTTCTGGAAATGTAATGGTCCATGGAGCTTTCAATCGCCTCAACAAGCTTTCTCGAGCTCTCTATTTCTGGCTTTCTAGACCATCTGATCCTAAGATTTTGCGCTGGCTGGCAGCTGTAGCAGCGAAGAGTTCTAGATCTTGTCAGTTGCGTTTCAACCAAGTGGGCTCCCACATGCAAAACTTGACTAGACTGCAGTTCAGCTTTCTAGTGAGACAAGAGCAAGCAATACAACTAATTTTAGCTAGGTTTGCAAGTGGAACGATTGGGCGACTATTGAATGAGCAGCAACATGCCTCCAATCTTCTTACTCTAGCTGGCGCTGCTGCTATCGTACCACCACTTGAAAATAT ATCACCAATGATGCTTACCGAGTCAATCGCATCGCGAAACATTGACAGTGATATCAGAAGACTTGTTGATCAGCCTTATGTAGAAGGAAAAGGCTTAAGTTGTGCTTGTCCTTCTGTACCTAGTACTATATTTCAAGAAGATCCAATTGAaccaaaaactggaatcaaattcCCAGCATTTCTGGAAGATGACTCCAGTCCATCTGCAGCG GTCCTTGTTGGGATAGGTTTCAAAGGCATGAGAGTAATGAGGGTCAAAAATCTGAACCTGTACGCTTTTGGTTTAT ATATGCAACCGACTTCTATCCGGGAAAAGCTGGGTCCTAAGTATGGTTCATTTCCAACGGACAAGCTGATGGAGAACCCTGATTTCTATAGCGATCTTCTCAG GGAAAACCTTGATATGAGGGTTAGGTTGGTGGTTAACTACAATGGCCTTAGCGTTGGTGCAGTGCGAGA CGTGTTTGAGAAGTCCCTTGGCCTGCGTCTACAGAAG ATAAATCCTAACACTGACTTTCACTGCTTGAAGACCTTTGGTTCTCACTTCACGGAAGATATCACCATACCTTCG AGGCTTTCTTCGACATGTATATTGGTGACTCACCTGTTTCGCTGGAGGCCAAAAAAGTTGTTACCCAGAACGTGGCTGGACTCATTGGAAGACGCTGAGGAAAGCGAAAGACGATTATTTCATTCTTCTGTACAGTTAGAGAGGATTCATATGAGCGGGAAAATAGGCGAGAATCATTGCAAGTATATAGAGTGA
- the LOC136527671 gene encoding fatty-acid-binding protein 2-like isoform X3, translated as MKPNQLILSTLDIDRGYPYKFQPEFPTSHDLGLNLFSQAGTVLGTCLRHHRKICSSGNVMVHGAFNRLNKLSRALYFWLSRPSDPKILRWLAAVAAKSSRSCQLRFNQVGSHMQNLTRLQFSFLVRQEQAIQLILARFASGTIGRLLNEQQHASNLLTLAGAAAIVPPLENISPMMLTESIASRNIDSDIRRLVDQPYVEGKGLSCACPSVPSTIFQEDPIEPKTGIKFPAFLEDDSSPSAAVLVGIGFKGMRVMRVKNLNLYAFGLYMQPTSIREKLGPKYGSFPTDKLMENPDFYSDLLRENLDMRVRLVVNYNGLSVGAVRDVFEKSLGLRLQKINPNTDFHCLKTFGSHFTEDITIPSGTKIDFCQTSDGKLITEIDGKQIGAVQSKDLCKAFFDMYIGDSPVSLEAKKVVTQNVAGLIGRR; from the exons ATGAAGCCCAATCAGTTGATTCTATCCACTCTTGATATAGACAGGGGATACCCATACAAGTTCCAACCAGAGTTTCCAACGTCTCATGATCTTGGATTGAATTTGTTTTCACAAGCCGGTACAGTGCTGGGTACTTGTTTAAGACATCATAGGAAGATTTGCTCTTCTGGAAATGTAATGGTCCATGGAGCTTTCAATCGCCTCAACAAGCTTTCTCGAGCTCTCTATTTCTGGCTTTCTAGACCATCTGATCCTAAGATTTTGCGCTGGCTGGCAGCTGTAGCAGCGAAGAGTTCTAGATCTTGTCAGTTGCGTTTCAACCAAGTGGGCTCCCACATGCAAAACTTGACTAGACTGCAGTTCAGCTTTCTAGTGAGACAAGAGCAAGCAATACAACTAATTTTAGCTAGGTTTGCAAGTGGAACGATTGGGCGACTATTGAATGAGCAGCAACATGCCTCCAATCTTCTTACTCTAGCTGGCGCTGCTGCTATCGTACCACCACTTGAAAATAT ATCACCAATGATGCTTACCGAGTCAATCGCATCGCGAAACATTGACAGTGATATCAGAAGACTTGTTGATCAGCCTTATGTAGAAGGAAAAGGCTTAAGTTGTGCTTGTCCTTCTGTACCTAGTACTATATTTCAAGAAGATCCAATTGAaccaaaaactggaatcaaattcCCAGCATTTCTGGAAGATGACTCCAGTCCATCTGCAGCG GTCCTTGTTGGGATAGGTTTCAAAGGCATGAGAGTAATGAGGGTCAAAAATCTGAACCTGTACGCTTTTGGTTTAT ATATGCAACCGACTTCTATCCGGGAAAAGCTGGGTCCTAAGTATGGTTCATTTCCAACGGACAAGCTGATGGAGAACCCTGATTTCTATAGCGATCTTCTCAG GGAAAACCTTGATATGAGGGTTAGGTTGGTGGTTAACTACAATGGCCTTAGCGTTGGTGCAGTGCGAGA CGTGTTTGAGAAGTCCCTTGGCCTGCGTCTACAGAAG ATAAATCCTAACACTGACTTTCACTGCTTGAAGACCTTTGGTTCTCACTTCACGGAAGATATCACCATACCTTCG GGTACGAAGATTGACTTCTGTCAAACATCAGATGGGAAACTAATAACAGAAA TTGATGGGAAACAAATTGGTGCTGTTCAGAGCAAAGATCTTTGCA AGGCTTTCTTCGACATGTATATTGGTGACTCACCTGTTTCGCTGGAGGCCAAAAAAGTTGTTACCCAGAACGTGGCTGGACTCATTGGAAGACGCTGA
- the LOC136527671 gene encoding fatty-acid-binding protein 2-like isoform X1: MSGCHADHSISLSYIPNLDIKTSYIQKACIFEGYFTMKPNQLILSTLDIDRGYPYKFQPEFPTSHDLGLNLFSQAGTVLGTCLRHHRKICSSGNVMVHGAFNRLNKLSRALYFWLSRPSDPKILRWLAAVAAKSSRSCQLRFNQVGSHMQNLTRLQFSFLVRQEQAIQLILARFASGTIGRLLNEQQHASNLLTLAGAAAIVPPLENISPMMLTESIASRNIDSDIRRLVDQPYVEGKGLSCACPSVPSTIFQEDPIEPKTGIKFPAFLEDDSSPSAAVLVGIGFKGMRVMRVKNLNLYAFGLYMQPTSIREKLGPKYGSFPTDKLMENPDFYSDLLRENLDMRVRLVVNYNGLSVGAVRDVFEKSLGLRLQKINPNTDFHCLKTFGSHFTEDITIPSGTKIDFCQTSDGKLITEIDGKQIGAVQSKDLCKAFFDMYIGDSPVSLEAKKVVTQNVAGLIGRR, translated from the exons ATGTCAGGCTGTCACGCAG ATCATTCAATATCCTTGTCATACATTCCCAACCTTGATATAAAGACCTCCTACATTCAGAAAGCCTGTATTTTTGAAGGATATTTCACAATGAAGCCCAATCAGTTGATTCTATCCACTCTTGATATAGACAGGGGATACCCATACAAGTTCCAACCAGAGTTTCCAACGTCTCATGATCTTGGATTGAATTTGTTTTCACAAGCCGGTACAGTGCTGGGTACTTGTTTAAGACATCATAGGAAGATTTGCTCTTCTGGAAATGTAATGGTCCATGGAGCTTTCAATCGCCTCAACAAGCTTTCTCGAGCTCTCTATTTCTGGCTTTCTAGACCATCTGATCCTAAGATTTTGCGCTGGCTGGCAGCTGTAGCAGCGAAGAGTTCTAGATCTTGTCAGTTGCGTTTCAACCAAGTGGGCTCCCACATGCAAAACTTGACTAGACTGCAGTTCAGCTTTCTAGTGAGACAAGAGCAAGCAATACAACTAATTTTAGCTAGGTTTGCAAGTGGAACGATTGGGCGACTATTGAATGAGCAGCAACATGCCTCCAATCTTCTTACTCTAGCTGGCGCTGCTGCTATCGTACCACCACTTGAAAATAT ATCACCAATGATGCTTACCGAGTCAATCGCATCGCGAAACATTGACAGTGATATCAGAAGACTTGTTGATCAGCCTTATGTAGAAGGAAAAGGCTTAAGTTGTGCTTGTCCTTCTGTACCTAGTACTATATTTCAAGAAGATCCAATTGAaccaaaaactggaatcaaattcCCAGCATTTCTGGAAGATGACTCCAGTCCATCTGCAGCG GTCCTTGTTGGGATAGGTTTCAAAGGCATGAGAGTAATGAGGGTCAAAAATCTGAACCTGTACGCTTTTGGTTTAT ATATGCAACCGACTTCTATCCGGGAAAAGCTGGGTCCTAAGTATGGTTCATTTCCAACGGACAAGCTGATGGAGAACCCTGATTTCTATAGCGATCTTCTCAG GGAAAACCTTGATATGAGGGTTAGGTTGGTGGTTAACTACAATGGCCTTAGCGTTGGTGCAGTGCGAGA CGTGTTTGAGAAGTCCCTTGGCCTGCGTCTACAGAAG ATAAATCCTAACACTGACTTTCACTGCTTGAAGACCTTTGGTTCTCACTTCACGGAAGATATCACCATACCTTCG GGTACGAAGATTGACTTCTGTCAAACATCAGATGGGAAACTAATAACAGAAA TTGATGGGAAACAAATTGGTGCTGTTCAGAGCAAAGATCTTTGCA AGGCTTTCTTCGACATGTATATTGGTGACTCACCTGTTTCGCTGGAGGCCAAAAAAGTTGTTACCCAGAACGTGGCTGGACTCATTGGAAGACGCTGA